The following proteins are co-located in the Calliphora vicina chromosome 2, idCalVici1.1, whole genome shotgun sequence genome:
- the Maf1 gene encoding repressor of RNA polymerase III transcription MAF1 homolog produces the protein MKLLESSRFEAINNALSIGSGSSTMFGRIESYSCKMVAADKTLYKRFTAETHGYGPHDLQALSPPQTLVDMSPNFHRNNSQSGDEGVILCDTISRKTLFYLIATLNASFEPDYDFSDAKSHEFSKEPSLQWVMNSVHSNLSALAGDQYQGLRQPLWSAIDDEINLQECDIYSYNPDLSSDPFGEPGCLWSFNYFFYNKKLKRIVFFTCRAVNSLYAGETSDFSMEEEGY, from the exons ATGAAACTTTTGGAAAGTTCTCGCTTTGAAGCCATCAATAATGCCTTGTCCATTGGCTCGGGCAGTAGCACCATGTTTGGACGCATAGAGTCATACTCTTGCAAAATGGTAGCCGCTGATAAAACTTTGTACAAGCGCTTTACGGCTGAGACTCATGGTTATGGTCCTCATGATTTGCAGGCCCTTTCGCCACCCCAAACATTGGTGGATATGTCGCCGAATTTTCATCGCAACAATAGCCAGTCGGGGGATGAGGGTGTCATCTTGTGTGACACTATATCGCGTAAGACTTTGTTCTATTTGATTGCTACTTTGAATGCATCATTTGAACCCGATTATGATTTTTCGGATGCTAAG AGCCATGAATTTAGCAAGGAACCCTCTTTGCAATGGGTTATGAATTCGGTTCATTCGAATTTATCGGCTTTAGCTGGTGACCAGTATCAAGGACTGCGTCAACCATTGTGGTCGGCAATTGATGATGAAATTAACTTACAGGAGTGTGACATTTACAGTTATAATCCTGACTTAAGTTCAGATCCCTTTGGTGAACCCGGCTGCTTATGGTCATTCAATTATTTCTTTTACAATAAGAAATTGAAACGTATTGTTTTCTTTACTTGTCGTGCTGTAAA CTCTTTATATGCCGGTGAAACATCAGATTTCTCCATGGAAGAAGAAGGCTATTAA